The Halobaculum magnesiiphilum genome contains the following window.
GATCTGGCCCCAGTGGCCGTAGCTGTCCTTGATCACTTCGAGCACGAGCCGTGGCTTCACCGACGCGCTCCCCTCGTACAGCGCCTCCGCGAGGCTCTCCCCCGGCAGCGACGCGAGCAGGCCCATCAGCTCGTCCACGTCGACGGCCGTCGAGAGGATATTGTACACGTCGAGGGCCGCGTAGCGCCCGCCGAAGTGGCTCATGACGCGCTCGTTGTAGTGCCACAGCGACTCCTCGCTCACGTCGCCGGCGTCGATCGCCTCGACCGCTTGCTCGGCGGCGTATTTCCCGGCGTAGGCGGCGCCGGCGATGCCGCCGCCGGTGGTGGGGTTGACGTGGCCGGCGGCGTCGCCGACGGCGATGAACCCGTCCGCGACGGCCGAGTCGTACGGGCGCCGGGTGGGGAGCGCGGCGCCGAGCTTGTCGGTCACCTCGGCGCCCTCGAACTCGGGGCGGTGCTGGAGGTCGCGCTTGAGGTCGTCGACGAGCTTCATGGGCTCCTCGGTCATCTGGAAGCCGAGGCCGGCGTTGATCTCGGTGTCCGTGCGTGGGAAGTACCAGAGGTAGCCCGCGGCGCGTTCGGTCGGCTTGAACACGAGCGCGTCGTCCCACTCGACGGGCTCGGGCACCTCGACGATCTCGCGGTACGCCGAGCAGAACTGCGAGAACGAGACGTTCGTGTCGAACGTCGCGTCCGCCAGATCCGCCTTGTCCTGGAGGATGGACAGCGACCCCGCGGCGTCGATGGTCACGTCGGCGTCGTACTCGACGACCTCCCCCTTCCGTTTCGCGCGCACGCCCGTCACGCGGCCTGAGTCGGTCTGGGTCACGTCCTGGACGACGGTGTCGTAGTGGAACTCGACGCCGCGGCGCTCGGCGCCCGCGATGATGTTCCGGCCGTACTCCCAGCGGTCGATGACCGCGAGTTCGCCGGGGATCGGGATCTCTAGCACCGTGTCGTGACTCGGGATCTCGAAGCGGCCGTGGTCCACGTCGGTGTTGGTGAACGCCGAGTCGATCTCGGATTTCGGGATCGACTCGGGGAACTTGTCGGCGCCCTTCAGCGCGTCGCCGCAGGCGATGTGGCCCGCCTCCTCCTCGTCCTTCCGCTCGACGATGACGACGTCGAGGCCCGCGTCGGCGGCCGTCGCGGCGGCGTAACAGCCCGCCGTGCCCGCGCCGACGACGACGATGTCGGGCTCGTGTGTGGTCATTGTCGCACCTCGTTCGTGAGTCGTGAAAAAGCCAGTCGTTCCATGCGCGGTCGAGCGAAGCGAGTCCGCGAAATACGGCGTTCACAAATCGCTTTGCGATTTGTGCGCTCACGAGACCGGAGGTCTCGTGAACGGCGAGGTCTCCGTGCCGAGCCGCCCATAAGTCGTGCGCGGTCGAGCGAAGCGAGACCGCGATGCGAGCGGGGAGTGCGCGGTCGAACGGACGTGAGACCGCGACGGCGAACGGCGAACGAAGTGAGCCGTGAGCGGAACGACCCGCGAGCCGTGCGGGACGGGAGGGAGCGGAGCGAGCCGTGAGGAGCCCGAGCCCTCACCGAATCGCGTCCCTGACGACCGGGATCAGGTCGTAGAGCCGGTCGCGAGCCTCGTGAAACAGCCGCTCCCATCCCTCCGGCGTCACGTAGTCGCTGATCGCGAACGCGGCGCCCGCGTCGATCCCGCGGACCTCCGCGACCGCGAAGAGGGCCGCCGCCTCCATCTCGACCGTCAGGTACCCCCGTTCCGCGAGTTGTCGTGCCTCGAACGCGGTCTCCCGAAACGCCGCGTCGGTCGACCACGTCGGACCCACCGCCACCGGACGGTCGGCGGCCCGGCATTCCGTTTCGAGCGCGTCGGTCACGGCCGGGGTCGCCTCCGCCGGCACGCCGTCAGGAAGGTAGTGGTACGAGGTCCCCTCGTCACGGAGCGCGCTGTCGGCGACGACGGCCGTCTCGGTGTCCAGATCGGTGGTCAGCGCCCCGGCGTAGCCGACGATGCAGACCGTCTCCACGCCGGCGGCGGCCAGCACGTCGACGACCATCGCGGTCGCCGGGGCGCCGATGCCGAACTCGCCGGCGACCGCGACGGTGCCGTCGGTGCCCGCGAGCTCGTGGAGACTCGCCAGCCCCGGCGCGTCGATCGCCCCGTCCTCGGCACCCAGCTCCGAGACGACGCGATCGAACGTCGACGCGGAGTACGTGAGGACGACCGACTCGGGCAACGGATCGAACTCCCCGTTGAGATCGCGATAGTACGTGAGGTCGTCGTCGGGCCCGGTGATCGGGTCGTGGTCGTGTTTGGTCGGGAACTGGGGGACAGTCACGGTTCGGTGTGAACGCGAGACAGCAAAAACGTCGTCCCGGTGTGCCCGACGGCGATCGCTCGCGGGGACGCTTACTCCTCGCCGGACTCGTAGTGCTCCCCGGCCGCCTCCGGCAGCCGCGTCCGGCCGAACAGCGCGAGCACGACGATGACCGACACGTACGGGATGGTCCGCACGAGCGGCCGCGGGATCGCGAGCACGTTCTGCCCCTGCAGCGACAGCTGGAGCGCGTCCAGCCCCGCGAACAGCAGCGTCGACAGCATCGCGCCGATCGGGTTGTAGTTGCCCAGCAGGTAGGTCACGATGGCGATGAAGCCCTTCCCGTTGACCATCGTCGGCCCGTTACCGACGAACTGCCCCAGCGACAGCGACAGCGCCGCGCCGCCGACGCCCGCGAGCACGCCCGACAGCAGCACCGCCGCATAACGCACCCGGGAGACGTTCACGCCGGCGGTGTCGAGCGCCTTGGGGTTCTCGCCGGAGGCGCGCACCCATCGGCCGAAGGAGGTGCGGTTGAGCGTCCACCACGAGGCGCCGACGGCGACGAACATCAGGTACACGATGGGCGAGGCCTCGAACAGCGCGCCGACGAAGGGGAGCCCCGCGAGCGAATCGAGTCCCGCGACGACCGTCGTCGAGACGACCGGGATCCCCGATCTCGCGAGCAACCCGCCGATGTCCGGGAACGTCGTGCCGGCGCTGGCGTTCGTCGACCCGAAGACGACCGTGGAGGCGAACGGCGCGAGCCCGAGCGCGATGAGCCAGATCGCCAGTCCAGCGATGATCTGGTCGGCGCGGAACTCGATGCAGACGATCGCGAACAGCAGCGCCAACAGCGTCGAGGCGAGCACGCCGCCGAGGAGCCCGGCCCACACCGAGCCGGTGATCGAGGTGACGTACACGCCGCCGAACGCCGAGACGATGAGTAGCCCCTCCAGCCCGATGTTGATGACGCCGGACTTCTCGGCGAAGATGCCGCCGAGCGCCGCGAAGGCGATGGGCACCGACAGCCGGAGGGCCGCCGCCAGCGTCGACTTCTGGAACAGCAGC
Protein-coding sequences here:
- a CDS encoding nucleoside phosphorylase produces the protein MTVPQFPTKHDHDPITGPDDDLTYYRDLNGEFDPLPESVVLTYSASTFDRVVSELGAEDGAIDAPGLASLHELAGTDGTVAVAGEFGIGAPATAMVVDVLAAAGVETVCIVGYAGALTTDLDTETAVVADSALRDEGTSYHYLPDGVPAEATPAVTDALETECRAADRPVAVGPTWSTDAAFRETAFEARQLAERGYLTVEMEAAALFAVAEVRGIDAGAAFAISDYVTPEGWERLFHEARDRLYDLIPVVRDAIR
- a CDS encoding geranylgeranyl reductase family protein — protein: MTTHEPDIVVVGAGTAGCYAAATAADAGLDVVIVERKDEEEAGHIACGDALKGADKFPESIPKSEIDSAFTNTDVDHGRFEIPSHDTVLEIPIPGELAVIDRWEYGRNIIAGAERRGVEFHYDTVVQDVTQTDSGRVTGVRAKRKGEVVEYDADVTIDAAGSLSILQDKADLADATFDTNVSFSQFCSAYREIVEVPEPVEWDDALVFKPTERAAGYLWYFPRTDTEINAGLGFQMTEEPMKLVDDLKRDLQHRPEFEGAEVTDKLGAALPTRRPYDSAVADGFIAVGDAAGHVNPTTGGGIAGAAYAGKYAAEQAVEAIDAGDVSEESLWHYNERVMSHFGGRYAALDVYNILSTAVDVDELMGLLASLPGESLAEALYEGSASVKPRLVLEVIKDSYGHWGQIWDFYKTKRVADDLMDHYGRYPSRPGAFEAWRDERDRLMEQVYDVTGADPKY
- a CDS encoding ABC transporter permease — protein: MSVASVVDGLGTRARIAAATAGVALLVVAGLALAGATDVLLAVLALLFQKSTLAAALRLSVPIAFAALGGIFAEKSGVINIGLEGLLIVSAFGGVYVTSITGSVWAGLLGGVLASTLLALLFAIVCIEFRADQIIAGLAIWLIALGLAPFASTVVFGSTNASAGTTFPDIGGLLARSGIPVVSTTVVAGLDSLAGLPFVGALFEASPIVYLMFVAVGASWWTLNRTSFGRWVRASGENPKALDTAGVNVSRVRYAAVLLSGVLAGVGGAALSLSLGQFVGNGPTMVNGKGFIAIVTYLLGNYNPIGAMLSTLLFAGLDALQLSLQGQNVLAIPRPLVRTIPYVSVIVVLALFGRTRLPEAAGEHYESGEE